The sequence below is a genomic window from Macadamia integrifolia cultivar HAES 741 chromosome 1, SCU_Mint_v3, whole genome shotgun sequence.
gaagctgatgcaaagaccAGATATCTGAAGGCCCtgcaaaattatgagaaattatgggctgaaaaatcTCGTTCTAGATGGAGGAATCAAGGAGATAgatgctcaaaattttttcacatcTCAGTGAAGATTCGGCGAATGAAGAACTCCATTAAATCTCTGAAGATGGTTGATGGGACCCTGATCTCTGATAGagagcagatcaaggaatatGTTGCGGATTATTATGAGCATTTTCACAAAGGTACTCCCCTTACCAATCACATGGATTTATTGCAATGCATTCATAATGTTTTGGAAGAATGGGATAGAGGTCGATTAGATGGTATTCCCTCTGACTCTGAGATTAAGAATGCGGTGTGGGATCTTGATCCAGATAGTGCTCCTGGTCCAGATGGATTTCCTGGAGCTTTTTATAAATCATGTTGGGACATCATATCTTCAGATTTGTGCAATGCTATCAGATGGTTTTTCAGAACCGGGTTCATGCCTTACggcattaataataatttcctggTTTTGATTCCTAAAATTGAAGGAGCACTATCCCTAGACAAATTCAGGCCATtgtgcatgggaaatttttcatgcaaaataatatcaaagattCTGGCTATGCGATTATCGTgtgttcttccaaaaattatctctgaggagcagggggccttccagaaagggaagatcattcATTCCAACATATCACTTGCCTCGGAGCTGGCAAACATGATGTTTGCATCCacaagaggtggaggtatgggtttaaaaattgatatccagaaggcgttcgacaccatctcttggaattttatttttcatgttctgaggagatttggattttctgaaaaatggatctcttggatccatcagaTCCTTGTTTCTGCCAAAATCTCAGTTCTGTTAAATGGTGGCCCTGTTGGATACTTTGGTGTGGAGAAGGGTCTGAGACAAGGAGATCCAATCTCGCCTATGCTGTTTATCATTGCTGAAGAGGTTCTTTGTAGAGGCTTATCTGAGCTCCTAGCCAGTAACAACATTAAATCTCTATCGGGTCCTTGTGGGGCTATTATCCCTACACATattctttttgctgatgatgtttttatcttttctaatgCTTCCATCAGGTATGTTAAAAATCTCAATAATTTTCTCGCTAAATACCAAAGCTTCTCCggccagaaaataaatttagacaaaagcaagcttttcttAGGATCTGTTCCTGCCTCTAGGAAGCAAGCCATTGCAGAAGAGCTTGGTATCTCCATTTGTAACTTCCCCACCCGCTATTTGGGGGTCGAGATCTTTAAGGGAATGGTGAAAAAGGAGTCACTAATCCCCATTCTGGATAAAGTCAAAGGGCGTCTagcaggatggaaagggaagatttTGTCCATGGCTGGACGAGTGGAATTGGTCCGCTCAGTGATCTTGGGAATGATGAACCATAGTTCAGCtgtatattggtggccttcatcccttattgcaataatggagaggtggatgagaaattttatctggacaggtgagattgataccgcaaaaaaaatttcagtcaGATGGGATCTTTGTTGCAGGCCTAAGGATGAAGGTGGTTTGGGACTGAGAAGGCTCAGAGACATAAACAAAGCCATGCTCTGTAATATGGTCTGGAGGGTCAAGCATGAGAATTCCTTAGCATGCAAATTCTTAAGGGCGAGATTTTTGAGGGGTGATGGTTCCTTCAAAAAGTCCTATAAGCCTTCATCGATTTGGCCAGGCTTTAGGAAGATGTGGGACTTCATGACCACCAAAGAAGCCTGGATGATTGGAAATGGGGACAGCATTAATTTCTGGTCAGATAAATGGTTGGGCGGCAAATCCATCCTAGAGCTAGTTGGCCTGGAGGGAGAGTCGAGTCTTCTCtgcaagggaaaggtcagtgacttcattcacaattttaaatggaaattgccaaatgttatctcccctttgctgcatgatatttttgagaaaattcgaACCATTAAAATTCCATCTTATCCCTGTGAAGATATGTGCCTGTGGAGTCTATCATCTGATGggattttcaattctaattctgcCTGGGAAGATATTAGGATTCGAAACCCGAAAGTCCCAtgtttctctttgatttggggtaAAAAGATGCAACCCAGGGTGTCTATCTTTGGTTGGAGAATGGTGCACGACAAGCTCCCTACAGATGACGCTATTCAAAAGAGGGGCATAGTCCTTGTCTCTAAATGCAGCTTATGTGGAATGGAGGCTGAGACATCGtctcatattttccttcaatgcTCCTACTCCGAAGAAATATGGCTGTTTTTTTGTGGATGCTTCAATGTGCAATGGCAGCCTGCTGGAACCATGGCTGATTTCCTCacatggtggagaagaaaacagaaatcagtttgctgcaaagaggcatggatcatggggttacTAACAGTGGCTGATCACATTNNNNNNNNNNNNNNNNNNNNNNNNNNNNNNNNNNNNNNNNNNNNNNNNNNNNNNNNNNNNNNNNNNNNNNNNNNNNNNNNNNNNNNNNNNNNNNNNNNNNCTTAtgagatttgatgtttaaatcatgtttaaaatcataaaaaaattttccatCCATTTTGGGTCTATTCGGACtcaaaaatcacattggggcccaacaggtgggccagacagcccacctgagatcacccaccggtcatctcaggtgggcgggttcgcccaccgATCCTTGCCTGCCGATCTTCTTAGGCGGGCAAGGCTTGCTTACCGGTCCAACCAGTGGGcaccctcaggtgggtaggctTGCCCGTCGGTCCTCGTccaccggtggggaccgaggtgctacccctcaggcgggcggcttcgcccACCGGTCCTTGCCCACCTGTGGGGCGAAAATctgccttcttccttgaaacattcctcaaccttgggaaaatcaaatgggactgttccaatcacattttccacacatctaaggtcttataaggtgattctaacctagatctaagttagatttagggattgaaaagccatcttaccttctttgctcaagaactcttccaaaaccccaaaatcacctcttagctcaagaaatcactaatgcttctcaaatcttgtaaacacttcttcaaccCTTcacaatcaacacatagaccatctattaaaccttagattcatcatctcaagtgggatttacaagatctcaaggaactctacccaaatcaagggtttcacttggggtttggtgaaagtttgagaagcatagcctttgctcacctcaaatcgtagatctcatgttggTGATCACTTTTTGGCgtcagaatgagaagatcaaacctcggcgtcgcttaaattcatttcttcctcctctttctttccctttcttcttcttcgttctctttccttcttttcttttctctctcctctttactcttctcaccaactccttaatgcattaaatgggaaaaggaaaaacataataattactatttatacttagagaatatttagtaaccacatgggtgggtcactcaggtgggcgaattcacccgcctgtgaccgcccacctgtgggtcgaaacttagccaacaagtgagattttgatggaattcgactctcggcatgtatctcaatCTCgacacaaggtatattatatgtatacactttaggatacagctacataccagcattacccgtacatggccttatgatacgtgcatgtacacggtttgggtacacccgtctcctctggcactgactcggacttgtctggccaacctgtgttcaaagtcacccttgccatcatgatccataaggaacccgccttaaccctctctggttcgggtcctgcatagttaaaccaagtcaaccgtgtaattaaaccaggttttaaaagtagggtatcacacctgACGACTATATTCAAATATTTACATTGCGGCTCTGTAATCATTGTCATGCCGACGTCTGTTCCGTTCCCACCAAATGTTTGCTGCAATAATGGAAAAACCCATCATCCAGGGAGTTTTAAGGTTTACAACCCTAGCCTTTGTTTTCCACCATCGAACCAGGTTGTCAAACTAACTAGTGCTGCTGCCACTTTACCTCAAAGCGCTCAACAAATGTTTTCCAAACTTTGGTCGCAAAAGGGCATTTGAGGAAGATATGATTAATACTTTCTTCAACTTGGTTGCAGAGAGTGCACCTGGAAGCAAGATGGATCCCCATATACCTGATCTGCTCATCCGTTGGGAGTTTACCATGGGCTAGACACCATCCTAAGGTAGAGATCCTTGGAGGTAGGCCTTTCCGCCAAACCAGAGAGTACCAAGGGACCTTACTAGCCGTCCTTCTGATACCCTCCCATGCCGAAGAGGTAGAGAAAGACCCCAGAGTCCACAATGACCAGCAGCAGGTATCCACTAAGTCACCTGAGGGGATTTTAATCCTCTTAATTTTGTCAAATATTTTGATGACCTTCACCGAGCTCACCTTAGGGATCGCCCAATCTCCACCACGACTAAAGTCACCCACCTTAGCATTAAATCCAAGAGCAGTCAAATCCATTATCTGAACCTCCTCAAGCACTGACTTTGGCCCCCACCATttgtccttccaaaaatttGCAAGATTACCATTCCCGATAATCCATTTTTGATTCTCTTCCATAAAGCTCCAGACCTTTTTAACCCCTAATGCAATGGAAGATGAAATGCCTTTTTTGAAAATGCcatcatttttaataaatcaAGCCTTAAGGAAAGAGCTGGCCACCGTCTTCTCATGCTTGATTCTCCATACTAGTTTGCATAGCATTGCTCTATTTGTGTCTCTGAGCCTCCTGATACCTAAGCCTCCTTCCTCTTTAGGCTTACAAAGGGCATCCCATTTTACTGTAATTTTTCTTGCAGATTCTATCTCACCCATCCAGATAAAATTCTTCATCCACTGTTCCATTGTTGCTAACAGGGAagatggccaccaataaatagaaAGACTATGGTTAGGGATACCCGCAATGACCGATCTAACCAGTTCTGTTCTTCCTGCCAAAGACAATAGGTTGCCTTTCCAGCCCGCTAGGCGCCCCTTCACCTTGTCCATCACTGGCAGAAGGGcctctttcttcactcttcccttaaATATTTCAACACCCAAGTATCGAGTTGGGAAGTTATAGATCTGAATTCCAAGGGTATCAACAATGATCTGCTTTTGATCTGGAGTAATCTTCCCGAGGAAGAGTTTGCTTTTCTCTAGGCTAATGCACTGGCTTGAAAATTCTTGGTATTTCATCAATAAGTTTTTTAGGGTACGAACATACCTCAAGGAGGCGTTGGTGAATATGAAGATATCATCCATGAATAGAATATTCCTAGGAGTGGTAGCGCCTCTTGGGCCATGGATTGCCTGGAGCTCCTTGCGCTGAACTAGACTCGACAGCCCTCTGGATAGAACTTTTTCGGCTATAATAAATAGCATGGGAGATATAGGATCACCCTGTATTAGCCCGCGCTCCACCCCGAAGTAACCCTGAGGACCTCCGTTCACAAGAATagatattttttatgatatcaGAAGTTGATGTAGCCAGTTGATCCAACTATTGGAGAAACAAAATTTACTCAAAACTTGAAAAACAAAAGACCAAGAAATAGTATCATAAGCCTTCTTGATGTCAATTTTCAGGCCAAGCCCCCCACCTCTGGTCGTTGAGAACATTAAGTTTGCTAGCTCAGAGGCCGCAGAGATATTATCATGAATCAACTTCCCCTTCTGAAATGCACCCTGCTCTTCTAAAATCATCCGTGGAAGGAGAGGTTCTAGATGCTTCACCATAACTTTGAAAATaattttgcaaaagaaattgCCATACAGAGAAGGCAAAATCTATCCAGTGTGTTTGCTCCCTTCACCTTTGGAATCAAGACCAGGAAATTGTTATTGACCCCGTGGGGCATGTATCCAGTGCTAAAGAATTGTCTCACCGCATTGCACACTTCCACTTCCACCAAAGACCAGCACTTGCGAAAAAAGGCACCAGAGAATCCATCAGGCCCCGGCCAGCTATCCGGGTCCAACTCCCACACTGCCCtccttatttcttcatttccagGGAGGGAATCCAACCTATAACAGTCCATTTGGTTAAGGACTTTCAGGATCTTATCCAGTAAATCTGCATGGGTCTTTGTGGGAGCTTCTTTATGAAAGAGCTCAAAAAAATCGACAATATACTCCCCTATCTAATTTTTCCCTTCCACCATGGTACCATTCGGCCTTTTGAGCAGTctgattgtatttttgtttcttctcattttgacaGAAAGGTGAAAAAATTTGGAGTTTCGATCACCAACTTTCAGCCATCTAATTCTCGCCTTTTCAGCCCaaaatttttcatgattttccaaggCCTTCACCAAGCCGGTCTTCGCGTAAGCTTCTAAGGCAAAAAAATGGTCATTCATCCCTTCTCTCGTAATCTGGTCATGAATTTGGTTCAGAGTCATCTTCTCATCCTCAAGCGCTCTATCAATGTGAGGGAAGGCTGATCTCATCCAGGTCTACAAAACCCCTTTTAGCCGCTTCAATTTGGAAGTGAGAACAAAAATAGGGGGTCTTGCAATCCATTCATACCAGGACGATGCCACCACATTATTAAATTCCTCGTGGTCCATCCAGAACTGATGGAACCAAAATGGATAGTTTAAGGGGTGCTGACTAGCAattgaagtcatcaaaatcGGTCCATGATCTGAAGCTATTCTAGGAAAAACCACTTGAGAGGAGTCTTGGAAAATGGTCAGCCATTGCTCATTGCAAAAGCTTCTGTCAAGCACTACAGACACATTACCAGTTTTCCGATTgttgctccatgtaaatttTCTTCCACTCGAAGGCAACTGCGACATGAAGCAAGAGTCCACCATAGCACTGTACTCTGTAGCAGACCCCATGCTAAAGTTTCCTGGGCCCTTCTTTTCATGAGATTGAAGGGTAGCATTAAAGTCACCAACCACTGCCCACGGAGTGGGAGGGATAGGGGTATCAGCAGCCAAGTCCAACCAAAGATATcttctctccaccctaaaactGCTAGCATGGATGAAGGAGACTTGCATTTGGGTGAGCTTCCAAGTCAGAGTGACCGTAATATGCTGAGAGGATTCTGAGATCACCACCGGACAACCCAGATTTCTTTTCCacataatccataaatttgaaattctcTATGTTCTattgttaaaaataaatttattgaaaaaacccaacttattagaaaataattttggaaaatcaCTCACAGAGACCATTGGTTCGGCGATACAAAGAAGGTATGGGTCCTTCTGCTTAACTAAATCTCTCAAGGCGCGCTTGCCAACCACCTTCTTTATTCCTCTTATATTCCAAAAGAGAATCTTCATAAATTACTTCCTAGTACTAGCCTGGCGGTCAGACCTCAAGGCCTGCCCCTTCACTGCATTggcttttcctttccttctagCGCCATCATCAGCTCTTGTGAGAGCTTGGTCAAGCTCTGCGACTTCCTGGTGGTGAACAATTGTCCTGCCTGTGTCCAAACCAGACGAAGATATTTCTATAATCACGTGCTCAGAGCTGCCCCATTCCTGCCCTCAACCACTCCTTCCTCCTCTAGCCTGCTGTCGGCCTCCGTGACCACCATTATATATCACTTTACTCTTGCGAGGGCGAAGAGTTCTAGCAGTATGAACACCTTCCGCCTCAGTCACTCCAAGGCCAGAAACAGACTCATCCTCTTTCATGTCTTCACTGCCTTGCACAGAGTCCAGTGACTCTTTTCATGAAGAGTAATTTTCTGACTCTCCTGGGTCGGATTCAAACCCATATCCGCACCCCAAAGGATTGTCCACCATGGTCGGGTTATGGGTATTCCTTTCTTGAGTGCATGGATCATGTAGACAGATTTCCAGGTTGTATTCATTCAAAACGTTCTCAGGAGAACCTTCTATACTTGACAGATCCCCCCAAACCTCCTTGagtttctctccatccatataAAGTAGGGAATAAGGATCAAACTTGCCATCTATATCTGAGATAGGCCAGTAGCGCTAGACCTTTGGtcaaaaaattttccaaactTGTAATAAAAAAGGTTTGATCGATGAGTATTTGTTCAGTAAAGTCTCaccaaataaaatattacaagtAGAAAGAATGAAGAATTAGTTATAAgatattaataaatatatatatatatatatatttcatacaaGTGCTATCTATCAATATAATACGTTTTCACTAAATAAAGTCTTTTTATCATATGccaataaataattaaagaaaagtttctcACTCAATGATATTAATCTTGTTCCTTGAATGGACGACAAAAGCAAAAGGCCTTTCTttggcctttttctttttgacctttttactttttaatcaataaaagcaaaagaTAGTTTCTTTGCCTTAGAATTGATCAAAGGCTACCCTAGGCGGGAAGTCTTTCTTCCTTTGATGGATACTGAGTGATATTAATCTTGTTCCTTGAATGGACGACAAAAGCAAAAGGtccatctttttcctttttctttattactttttaatcaataaaagcaaaagaTAGTTTCTTTTTCTAAGAATTGATCAAAGGCTACCTTCGATGGATAATGCGTTCTCACTCAGTAAAGTCAGTGAATCGCACACGTAGTGATAAACTACAGCGATTTGTCAGTGGCCCACTGGGTTAGACATCGATTGGTACCTGGTGGTCAAGTCTTTCAGTTTTTGTTTGCGGATGAGAGAGCGAGAAAGATATGCCAGCCGTGCCACGTACGTGAAGGTATAATGCTTACATGTATGTTTAAACAGTAAGGCCCGTTTGTTTGAGGGATGAAAGGGATGGGAAATTTATACGGTTGGATTTCAAATATCGTGGATAAGATGataagggaaagaaataaaggaatatgtaatttttagtaGGAAGGGATTGtatgaaaaaataaagggaaaattacgccTCCCTCTCCTGTAGTTTttaagattcttacaattaggtcTAATCCGTTAGTCACTGTGAAATTGGGACCGTTAGTTGCAGACGTCAACTAATATGATACATTCAAATGCCTAAAATGCCTTTACATACACTTGGACTTACCTATATACCCttccattaaaataaataaaagagggcTTTCAACCTACGTCATTcttttgtaccaaaaaaaaaaaaaaacctacttcattcttcttcaacctgttgcttcattcttcttcaacCTGTTGCTTCATTCTTCAGCTAACTTGGAACATCGAAgttgagaagatcagagaaggtAGCAGAGAGCACTGTAGAGTATAGCAGAGAGCACCGAAGCCTCGGTGTGGAGCAGCTCCACACTTCGTGAAGTCCTTGCACCGCAACCTCCAAGCCCTAATCTACTCCTTCTTCAACTTCGTCTTCTTCTATGGTCTCAGAGCTCAAgccaacctcaaaccctaatctACTCCAAAACCAATTTCTGCATTTCTCAAGCACCAACTATTGTCCGATAATGGAGCCGTTTTGATCGCCCTATGTATGGATGAAGGTTAACTTAAATTCTGATTTTCACTTTcgtcttcttccatggtttcaaaCCAATTGGTTTCTTCAGTGTCTTACaattttggggtttcattaAGATCCCTTTAAGCCCCCTTTGATCACAGTTTAACCTTTCCTGGGCCAGTATTCTaaaatttcttgaatttctgaGGTTTAACTCAATTTTTCAGAGACCTAAGGTATCTATATTTTGTCTACCTTTTTCAATCTGTTATTGAGGTTTGATCTCAGATTAGCAGAGCTTATTTTGATTGTCATAAGTCACAATCGCTGTCTGGATATTGGTAGTATACCTGTTACTCTGTTGTTGGATTTTACCCTAGCCGATTGGTTGATACTTGGGTAATTAGCTCTATTGTTTTGGGGTTATCACGTACTGTTATCGGTCCTAGCAGCAGGGTATTTAGAGTTTATTTGGGGTTGGATGTTGCCAAAATACTTGTGCGAATcccatgtgtttttttttgttattattcttcttcctccatcttcttctccattaaCCAAGTAAGAATTCCTTTGAATTTTCATCAGATCCTATTCTGATTTGGGATTCATATgcaaggggtttttttttaaatatgaattaCATCATAGAAGATAGCAGAGGCTGCCGTGATTTGCAAAGCTCTCAAACCCATCTTCTTCATCGGTTTTGTGAGGGATTTAAGTGTTTTGGTATATGAGtataaaagggtataatggtcttGTCATATTAAGACCCTTTTCCACTAAAGGGTAATACAGTCTTTTGTTGTTTAAAATTAACAGTATACTCACACCGTCAATGCCAGGGGAGGGGGCGTAATTCATTCAAACTCTTAGATCCACTtgtaatttcggcaaactacaagggaggggggcgtaattttcccaaaaataaatagagGTGGGGAAGAATTCTATGAAAAATAGAAGCaataggaggaggagaaagataCACAAAACAACTTTCCATGAAGTAAATATAGGGCGGGAAAAAttaagtgccacctcagccagaCAACAATTATTGCATCACATAACCTTGTTTGCTAAGTTTTGCACCCACTTATCGAAACACTCATATTCGTGGTAATTTATAAGAAACAAGTACAAGTTTCCTacccttttttactttttccactttttcTCATCAAACAAACAAGGCCTAAGCAGGGTTCTAAGTATCGGTAACAAATCGGCCATATCgtattgataccgatacttgatcGATCCAAATCAGTTATTGTAGGTATATTGGATGAAAACCCTGAATTGGACCTGAGGGAGCAGATGCCAAGACTGTCAATTCTTTACCAATTTACGTCTCTGATTTGTTTCTCCATCACCGTCGATCGTGCCTGCTTGGTTCAAACTCCTCCTTGTCATGGTGATGGAGGTAAGTGAAATGTAAGGGTTTCATATTGAGGATTATGAGTGTAAGGATAAAGGtaaaatgggagaaagaattAGTTGTTAAAGACAAAAGGGTAGAATCGTATTCTAATATCTACAACAATCGACTAACACTAACAATGTTAACTCAGGGTAGGTCTACGAAATATTTGAAAACACAAGAGAAGGGGTTGGAATAAAAGCAAAAT
It includes:
- the LOC122060806 gene encoding uncharacterized protein LOC122060806, giving the protein MGSATEYSAMVDSCFMSQLPSSGRKFTWSNNRKTGNVSVVLDRSFCNEQWLTIFQDSSQVVFPRIASDHGPILMTSIASQHPLNYPFWFHQFWMDHEEFNNVVASSWLDSLPGNEEIRRAVWELDPDSWPGPDGFSGAFFRKCWSLVEVEVCNAHLEPLLPRMILEEQGAFQKGKLIHDNISAASELANLMFSTTRGGGLGLKIDIKKAYDTISWSFVFQGYFGVERGLIQGDPISPMLFIIAEKVLSRGLSSLVQRKELQAIHGPRGATTPRNILFMDDIFIFTNASLRYVRTLKNLLMKYQEFSSQCISLEKSKLFLGKITPDQKQIIVDTLGIQIYNFPTRYLGVEIFKGRVKKEALLPVMDKVKGRLAGWKGNLLSLAGRTELVRSVIAGIPNHSLSIYWWPSSLLATMEQWMKNFIWMGEIESARKITVKWDALCKPKEEGGLGIRRLRDTNRAMLCKLVWRIKHEKTVASSFLKA